One part of the Thermococcus radiotolerans genome encodes these proteins:
- a CDS encoding M42 family metallopeptidase: MLVEELREITQIPGISGYEERVREKIKEWIEPYADYAVDTIGNLIVELGEGELKGIFMAHMDEIGLLITGIRPDGKLTFRKIGGIDDRLLYGRHFDVITENGKLDGVIGALPVHLNLERKFDTVPWRELVIDIGAESKREAEALGVKALDYAVFKKHFAVLNHRYVSTRSLDDRFGVVALIEAIKDLVDHDLDGRWIFAFTVQEEIGLKGAKFLAEHYTPKYAFAVDSFACCGDLTGDVKLGGGAVIRAVDNSAIYTRELARKVAEIASRNEVPLQIGVTGGGTDASAFQHKSEVLALSVPIRYLHSEVETLHLADLEALIKLIEAIAFEL; encoded by the coding sequence ATGCTCGTTGAAGAGCTGAGGGAGATAACGCAGATTCCCGGAATTTCGGGCTACGAGGAGAGGGTGAGGGAGAAGATAAAGGAATGGATTGAACCCTACGCCGACTATGCGGTTGATACCATTGGGAATCTCATAGTCGAGCTCGGCGAGGGCGAACTTAAGGGCATCTTCATGGCCCACATGGACGAGATAGGCCTTCTAATCACTGGAATAAGGCCGGACGGAAAGCTCACCTTCAGGAAAATCGGAGGAATAGACGACAGGCTTCTCTACGGGAGGCATTTTGATGTTATAACCGAGAACGGAAAGCTCGACGGCGTCATAGGTGCCCTTCCGGTGCACCTCAACCTCGAAAGAAAGTTCGACACGGTTCCCTGGAGGGAGCTGGTCATAGACATCGGTGCCGAGAGCAAGAGGGAGGCGGAAGCCCTTGGGGTCAAGGCGCTTGATTACGCGGTCTTCAAGAAGCATTTTGCGGTTCTCAACCACCGCTACGTTTCAACCCGCTCGCTGGATGACCGCTTCGGCGTCGTCGCTTTAATTGAGGCAATAAAGGACCTGGTGGACCACGATTTGGACGGAAGGTGGATTTTTGCCTTCACCGTGCAGGAGGAGATTGGCCTCAAAGGAGCAAAGTTCCTGGCCGAGCATTACACTCCAAAGTACGCCTTTGCTGTAGACTCCTTTGCCTGCTGCGGTGACCTGACCGGTGATGTGAAGCTCGGCGGGGGAGCGGTGATAAGGGCTGTTGATAACTCCGCGATTTACACGAGGGAGCTCGCCAGAAAGGTTGCCGAGATAGCGTCGAGGAACGAGGTTCCCCTTCAGATAGGTGTCACAGGCGGCGGAACGGATGCATCGGCCTTCCAGCATAAGAGCGAGGTTCTCGCTTTGAGCGTTCCGATAAGGTACCTCCACAGCGAGGTCGAGACCCTTCATCTGGCCGACCTCGAGGCCCTGATAAAACTCATAGAGGCGATAGCGTTTGAACTTTGA
- the proS gene encoding proline--tRNA ligase: MGKVERKKWSEEFSEWYNELIETAGIQDKRYPVKGMNIWLPYGLKIMRNIERFIHSEMERTGHDEVLFPALIPETEFQKEAEHIAGFEGEVFWVTHAGHDPLDVRLILRPTSETAMYSMFSLWIRSHADLPFKIYQIVNVYRYETKHTRPLIRVREISRFFESHTAHDSFEDAERQIKEDLEIFDRLARFLALPYIVSKRPDWDKFPGAYYSLGAEVMMPDGRTLQIGTMHNYRQNFAKAYNIQYETESGDHEYVHQTTFGMSERLLAAVIAIHGDDRGMVLPPTVAPIQVVIVPIPKKDAEADVFAYAREIAEELRTGGLRVHVDERDIRPGRKFYDWELKGVPLRVEVGPRDVAGRKAVIARRDTLEKVTVERDTIVDEVRKTLDAIHENLYVRAREFLESHIKRVETIEEAKAVFEDRRGIVEIAWCGEESCGLEMEEILDAKMLGTPYPEEKAKAPEGKKCPVCGREAKFVARFARTY; this comes from the coding sequence ATGGGTAAGGTGGAGAGGAAGAAGTGGAGCGAGGAGTTCAGCGAGTGGTACAACGAGCTGATTGAAACGGCCGGAATCCAGGACAAGCGCTATCCGGTCAAGGGGATGAACATCTGGCTCCCGTACGGGCTGAAAATCATGAGGAACATTGAGAGGTTCATACACTCCGAGATGGAGAGGACCGGGCACGATGAGGTTCTGTTCCCGGCGCTCATCCCTGAAACCGAGTTCCAGAAGGAGGCCGAGCACATAGCCGGCTTCGAGGGCGAGGTATTCTGGGTCACCCATGCCGGTCACGACCCCCTCGACGTTAGGCTCATCCTTCGCCCGACGAGTGAAACCGCTATGTACTCGATGTTTTCCCTGTGGATCCGCTCCCACGCGGATCTGCCCTTCAAAATCTACCAGATAGTTAACGTTTACCGCTACGAGACCAAGCACACGAGGCCATTAATCCGCGTCAGGGAGATAAGCCGCTTTTTCGAGTCGCACACCGCCCACGACAGCTTTGAGGACGCGGAGAGGCAGATAAAGGAGGACCTCGAGATATTCGACAGGCTTGCAAGGTTCCTAGCCCTGCCCTACATAGTCTCCAAGAGGCCCGACTGGGACAAGTTCCCCGGTGCCTACTACTCCCTCGGGGCAGAGGTCATGATGCCCGACGGCAGGACTCTCCAGATCGGAACCATGCACAACTACCGCCAGAACTTCGCGAAGGCCTACAACATCCAGTACGAGACGGAGAGTGGAGACCACGAGTACGTCCACCAGACCACCTTCGGAATGAGCGAGCGCCTTCTCGCGGCTGTCATAGCCATACACGGCGACGACAGGGGAATGGTTCTGCCTCCGACGGTGGCCCCGATACAGGTCGTGATCGTGCCGATTCCTAAGAAGGACGCCGAGGCCGACGTCTTCGCCTACGCCCGCGAGATAGCGGAGGAGCTTAGGACGGGGGGTCTCAGAGTCCACGTTGACGAGCGTGACATAAGGCCGGGAAGGAAGTTCTACGATTGGGAGCTCAAGGGAGTCCCCCTCCGTGTGGAGGTCGGTCCGAGGGACGTTGCGGGCAGAAAAGCCGTTATAGCCAGGCGCGACACCCTTGAGAAGGTCACGGTTGAGCGCGATACCATCGTTGATGAGGTTAGGAAAACCCTCGATGCGATTCATGAGAACCTGTACGTCCGTGCCAGGGAGTTCCTTGAGAGCCACATAAAGCGCGTCGAGACCATAGAGGAAGCCAAGGCCGTCTTCGAGGACAGGCGCGGAATAGTGGAGATAGCATGGTGCGGCGAGGAGAGCTGTGGACTTGAGATGGAGGAGATACTCGACGCCAAGATGCTTGGAACGCCCTACCCCGAGGAGAAGGCCAAAGCTCCAGAGGGCAAGAAGTGCCCGGTCTGTGGCAGGGAGGCAAAATTTGTGGCGAGGTTCGCAAGAACCTACTGA
- a CDS encoding pyrolysin, translated as MKKVAAILALFLLVLVPFAGAVSAATWSYESFIKQSMAWYYLYQSDEHKFNELYNLSAQMNVSNETLSLAMELYNNASAEYNQALTYGIPQGSRTLSWVVFSVHIRKAYLYMSQAVEVLEEALASLENQTA; from the coding sequence ATGAAGAAGGTTGCTGCAATCCTGGCCCTTTTCCTCCTGGTGCTCGTCCCCTTCGCCGGGGCGGTGAGCGCTGCAACGTGGAGCTATGAGAGCTTCATCAAGCAGTCAATGGCCTGGTACTACCTGTACCAGAGCGATGAGCACAAGTTCAACGAGCTCTACAACCTCAGCGCTCAGATGAACGTCAGCAACGAGACCCTTTCCCTTGCCATGGAGCTTTACAACAACGCGAGCGCCGAGTACAACCAGGCCCTCACCTACGGCATCCCCCAGGGAAGCCGCACCCTCAGCTGGGTCGTCTTCAGCGTCCACATAAGGAAGGCCTACCTCTACATGAGCCAGGCCGTTGAGGTCCTCGAAGAGGCGCTCGCCTCCCTTGAGAATCAGACCGCCTGA
- a CDS encoding sulfite exporter TauE/SafE family protein: MLKYVGYFAVGIFIGILAALFGLGGGFLIVPTLNFLGVEIHHAVGTSSAAVVFTSLSSAVAYSRQRRIHYKAGLLLASTAVIGAYIGAWLTSFISAAQLKVIFGLALIMVAVRIYRKKTAEPSEVRLEDVEVNYKLVPLGGFFAGIASGLLGVGGGIINVPFLTYLGLPIHYAVATSSFAIVFTATAGALKHYAMGNVETQWLVLLVPGLIIGAQLGARIAKRTRADSLKKAFAVVMALLALRMILKGLGLPVP, translated from the coding sequence GTGCTAAAATACGTCGGCTACTTCGCAGTTGGGATATTCATCGGCATACTCGCGGCGCTCTTTGGCCTCGGGGGTGGGTTCCTGATAGTTCCGACGCTGAACTTCCTCGGCGTCGAGATACACCACGCGGTGGGCACATCGAGCGCGGCTGTCGTCTTTACATCCCTCAGCTCGGCGGTAGCGTACTCAAGGCAGAGGAGGATACATTACAAGGCCGGCCTTCTGCTGGCCTCAACGGCCGTAATCGGTGCCTACATCGGCGCGTGGCTGACTTCTTTTATAAGTGCTGCCCAGCTGAAGGTAATCTTCGGTCTCGCGCTGATTATGGTCGCGGTGAGGATATACCGCAAGAAAACGGCCGAACCGAGTGAAGTCAGGCTCGAGGACGTTGAGGTTAACTACAAGCTGGTTCCACTTGGAGGCTTCTTCGCGGGGATAGCCAGCGGCCTCCTCGGCGTAGGTGGGGGCATAATCAACGTGCCCTTCCTGACTTACCTCGGCCTGCCGATACACTACGCGGTGGCAACTTCAAGCTTTGCGATAGTCTTCACGGCAACGGCTGGAGCTCTCAAGCACTACGCCATGGGCAATGTGGAGACCCAGTGGCTGGTTCTCCTCGTGCCAGGCCTCATCATAGGCGCCCAGCTCGGTGCGAGAATAGCGAAGAGAACGAGGGCGGACAGTCTTAAGAAGGCCTTCGCGGTCGTCATGGCCCTCTTGGCTCTGAGGATGATTCTGAAGGGTCTCGGCCTTCCTGTTCCGTGA
- a CDS encoding 2-hydroxyacid dehydrogenase, with product MRPKVAVLFKMKSKPVEELRKYADVEFILYPDVDELKERIGEFDAVILSPLNPFPREVIERADRLRVISCHSAGYDHVDVKAATERGIYVTKVSGVLSEAVAEFAVGLTIALLRKIAYSDRFIRAGKWDSHRTIWGGFKGIETVYGKKVGILGMGAIGKAIARRMKAMGTEILYWSRSRKPDIEEEVNARYLPLDDVLRESDIVILALPALPETYHIINAERLKLLEGKYLVNIGRGTLVDEKALVEAIEEGKLKGYASDVFENEPIQEHELFKHEWETVLTPHYAGLSKEAMEDMGFQAVKNLLAILRGEVPDTLVNREVVEICPPEKVRML from the coding sequence ATGAGGCCAAAGGTGGCCGTTCTCTTTAAGATGAAGAGCAAACCCGTTGAGGAACTCAGGAAATACGCGGACGTCGAGTTCATCCTGTATCCCGACGTTGATGAACTGAAGGAGCGAATAGGAGAATTCGACGCGGTGATACTCTCTCCACTGAACCCGTTCCCCCGTGAGGTTATCGAGAGGGCCGACAGGCTGAGGGTGATAAGCTGCCATTCCGCCGGTTACGACCACGTTGACGTTAAAGCTGCAACCGAAAGGGGAATATACGTCACCAAGGTTTCCGGTGTTCTGAGCGAGGCCGTCGCTGAGTTCGCCGTTGGCCTGACCATAGCACTCCTCAGGAAGATAGCCTACTCCGACAGGTTCATCCGCGCCGGCAAGTGGGACTCCCACCGGACGATATGGGGCGGCTTCAAGGGTATAGAGACCGTTTATGGGAAAAAGGTTGGAATCCTCGGGATGGGCGCCATAGGAAAGGCCATAGCACGAAGAATGAAGGCGATGGGGACGGAGATACTCTACTGGTCCCGCTCTCGGAAGCCCGATATAGAGGAAGAAGTAAACGCGAGATACCTTCCCCTCGACGACGTCCTGAGGGAGAGCGATATCGTGATTTTGGCCCTTCCCGCCCTTCCAGAGACCTACCACATAATCAACGCGGAGAGACTAAAGCTCCTCGAAGGCAAGTACCTCGTCAACATCGGACGCGGAACCCTCGTGGACGAGAAGGCCCTCGTGGAGGCCATCGAGGAAGGAAAGCTGAAGGGCTACGCGAGCGACGTCTTCGAGAACGAGCCGATTCAGGAGCACGAGCTGTTCAAGCACGAGTGGGAGACCGTCCTAACGCCCCACTACGCAGGTCTCTCAAAGGAGGCCATGGAGGATATGGGATTCCAGGCGGTTAAGAATCTCCTCGCGATTCTCCGCGGCGAGGTTCCGGACACCCTGGTGAACCGTGAAGTGGTCGAAATCTGTCCGCCGGAGAAGGTGAGGATGCTCTGA
- a CDS encoding sulfite exporter TauE/SafE family protein → MLNPAMAVLIGTLIGTIAGLFGVGGGFLIVPSLVFLGLPIHMAIGTSLACITISSLSSAYAHIRAGRVLYRVAFLKEVFSIPAAVIGAYLSGMLNSNVLEVVFGLLLIYVAYVFVKRNDVRNRGEALRINYRKVPLIGALSGLTSGLLGVSGGVLNVPLFHTLAGLPVNYAVGTSSLALFFTALVGTATHIGLGQVDLQTALLLSPGLIIGAAVGARLVPKLHPRRFKILFSVLLIMVAVRLLLKSLKGF, encoded by the coding sequence ATGCTTAACCCTGCGATGGCCGTTTTAATCGGTACCCTCATAGGCACTATAGCGGGTCTGTTTGGAGTCGGAGGCGGGTTCCTCATAGTTCCCTCGCTGGTGTTCCTTGGACTGCCCATTCACATGGCTATCGGAACCAGCCTCGCGTGCATAACGATAAGCTCACTCTCCTCCGCATACGCCCACATCCGGGCAGGCAGGGTTCTCTACCGGGTGGCTTTTCTGAAGGAGGTCTTTTCAATCCCTGCCGCGGTTATAGGCGCGTACCTCTCGGGAATGCTGAACTCAAACGTCCTGGAGGTGGTATTCGGCCTTCTCCTAATCTACGTTGCCTACGTCTTCGTCAAACGAAACGATGTAAGAAACCGCGGGGAGGCACTGAGGATAAATTATCGGAAGGTTCCGCTGATCGGTGCCCTCTCCGGCCTGACTTCCGGACTCCTGGGGGTCAGTGGAGGGGTATTGAACGTCCCCCTCTTCCACACCCTCGCGGGTCTCCCCGTGAACTACGCTGTTGGAACGTCCAGCCTCGCCCTGTTCTTCACGGCCCTGGTGGGAACGGCCACCCACATCGGACTCGGGCAGGTGGACCTTCAAACGGCGCTCCTGCTGTCCCCGGGTCTCATAATAGGGGCTGCCGTGGGGGCCAGGCTGGTTCCGAAGCTTCATCCAAGGCGGTTTAAGATACTGTTCTCGGTGCTTCTGATAATGGTCGCGGTGAGGCTCCTCCTCAAGTCACTCAAAGGTTTTTAA